From Salvelinus namaycush isolate Seneca chromosome 2, SaNama_1.0, whole genome shotgun sequence, one genomic window encodes:
- the LOC120027021 gene encoding uncharacterized protein LOC120027021, with protein MPAKLVQFSGWEAVVEKQIVLKPGQAPRGRQGYTMYHGTHRDSARAIITGGFRPSAGGTLGPGVYCSRDIAKAQGYPSGCPPGQHVVLQLKVRVGRVKKMDGQNLAMWRSWQQSGYDTAWLPSTVIGHEEDCVKDPKRVAVEGIAHCGDPATKKALEKLISQQRQGAESSGQGNEQGVVGRCKGCKMQTPIGHSLEVCWGCDATVCPFMNKHVCKRSS; from the coding sequence ATGCCAGCGAAGTTGGTGCAGTTCAGCGGTTGGGAGGCTGTGGTTGAGAAGCAGATTGTCCTGAAACCTGGTCAGGCACCACGGGGCAGACAAGGCTACACCATGTACCATGGCACCCACCGTGACAGCGCTCGAGCCATCATCACAGGGGGTTTCCGGCCCTCTGCGGGGGGCACGTTGGGCCCGGGGGTCTATTGCAGCCGGGACATAGCCAAGGCGCAGGGCTACCCTAGTGGGTGCCCCCCTGGGCAACACGTGGTACTGCAGCTGAAAGTCCGGGTGGGCCGCGTGAAGAAGATGGATGGACAGAATTTAGCAATGTGGCGCTCGTGGCAACAGAGCGGCTATGATACTGCCTGGCTGCCCTCCACCGTCATTGGGCATGAGGAGGACTGTGTTAAAGACCCCAAGCGGGTGGCGGTGGAAGGCATTGCACACTGTGGCGACCCGGCCACGAAGAAAGCCCTCGAGAAGCTCATCAGTCAGCAGAGACAGGGGGCAGAGTCAAGTGGACAGGGAAACGAGCAGGGGGTTGTGGGCAGGTGTAAGGGGTGCAAGATGCAGACACCGATTGGCCACtctctggaggtgtgttgggggtGTGACGCCACTGTATGCCCTTTTATGAACAAACATGTCTGCAAAAGGAGCAGTTGA